The stretch of DNA GTGCCGCGCTGTGCCgcactgcctgccctgcaggggctcagcaccaccggCTGCTGTGTGCAGGAAATGGGAAGGAGGGGACCCGGGGGTGGCCAACCAGAAGACCCCCACCAGCCTGCTGCTGACGCCGGAGGGCAGCTTCCACAGCTTCGGCTACACCGCCAGGGACTACTACCACGACCTCGACCCCGAGGAGGCCCGCGACTGGCTCTACTTTGAGAAGTTTAAGATGAAGATCCACAGCACCAGCGTAAGGCCGCGCTCCTGTGCTCCTGCAAAGAGAGGGgcttggggggagggggaggggcaGAAATctggggggctggagggggtgCAAAACAAACCTCTGAGTGTCAGCATCCACAGAGTGTGCCCGGCTCCCTGTTTGCTTTTCACGCATTTTACACTTTGCAACATGGCCCATTGCGGGGgggggagattttttttgttcccccaTCTGAGCTGCTTTGGAGCAGGCACGTgtggctgcagagcaaagcTTCAAGCACAAGCCACAGCCGTGCCAGTAACCAATGGTGCTGGCTGCCCCGGCCCTGGTCCTGTGCCTGCCCTGGGGACCTGGAGGCTGGGAATGGCCGTGGCCGTGCTGCACGTGGGACTGGCCGTGGGTGCAGGCTGGCAGCTCGCTGCTCCGGGCCCCTGCTGCCAGCCGCGTCCCAGCAGCCTGCATCATCCGTTCGCTGTCGCTGCTCTCCCGGCCAGGACCTCACCATGAAAACTGAGCTGGAAGCTGTGAACgggaagaaaatgcaagccCTGGAGGTGTTCGCCCACGCGCTCCGCTTCTTCAAGCAGCACGCCGTGCAGGTAGGGCTGCCACGGGGCTCCtgcccccctgcagcagcaccgcAGGGCCGTGGCTCCGCGCTCCCTCCCCAGAAGGAGCGCACGCGGTGCTGGTCTCCTCCACCTACGGCTTCTGGCCCCTGGCCCACAGCCCTGGCACGAAAACCAGGGCGTCACCGGCTGCTTCTTGCCCGGCAGGAGCTGAAGGACCAGTGCCCGTCGCTGCCGGAGAGGGACGCCATCCGCTGGGTGATCACCGTGCCGGCCATCTGGAAGCAGCCGGCCAAGCAGTTCATGCGGGAGGCTGCCTACAAGGCGAGGGGGCGAGCTCGGGGTGGGCTGGGTGCCATCGGGCTCAGGCTTTGAagcctggtggtggtgggggagATCTCGGAGTTGGGCGTGAGGCTGGGGATGGATAgcgggcagggggtggcaggcACTGGGAGCAAATCCCCCAGGTGTGGAGGTGCCACTGCGAGGCTGGAGTCGGGGAGGGAGAGCTGGTCCTGCCGGGGCCAAGCCTCACCAACCCCGCAGCTACCTGGGCATGACGTAGAGCACCACACGATGCACAGAGGCTGCAGATGGGGAATCCTCCCAGTGCACCACCATGGGGAGCCTCTGCCTGTCACGATACCCTGTCCCTGTCGTGATGCCCTGTCCCAGTCACGATGCCCCGTCCCCCTCGCAGGCCGGGCTGGTGTCCCCGGAGACCCCGGAGCAGCTGCTGATCGCGCTGGAGCCCGAGGCCGCCTCCATTTACTGCAGGAAGCTCCGGCTGCACCAGCTGATCGAGCTGAGCTGCAAGCCCCAGCCCAACGGGCTGGCCCCCGACCACGCCATCGACTCCAGCTTCAGGCAGGGTGAGCGGAGCCGGGGCCGTGCAcggggtgggtgctgcagggtgggcagccccgggctgcggggagcTCAGGGGCTGTTCCCCGAgtgccctcctgcccccctgagctgctgggtttgggggCAGCCCTGTCCCAGGCCCCCCAGCTTCACCAGGGCCCCCCTGCTCCAAGGGTGGATGTTGTGGGTGAGTCCTTAACAGGTGCCCCCCCACCCATAAAGCCAGCAGCGTCCCTGGTGCCGCCACAAGGATGGGGCAGGGCTGGTCCTCGGCATCGGAGACCCCCCAGCCCGCTGTGCCACACGGGGatgggggaaactgaggcagagagcaAGTGGGCTGCTCCCCTttgccctctgctccctggcacCCGGTCCCATCTGCCCCAAGGTCCTGGGGCAGACCCGAGCTGCTTTCCCAAGAAGCTTTTGAGGAAAGCCCCCCCGGCCGACCCCACCTTTCCTGCCCCTACATCCTGGCTGGAGCCCCCTTCTGCAGGCTCAGCTCGAGCAGCCCCTggctcctgcccagccacccctgctcctgctccatgTTGAGCCACCTGTGGTGCCATGGCTGGAGGAATCGCCCTGCCGTGTCCATCCCCGCTGCCAAACGCCGGCCGGGGTAGCCGCACCTTCCCAAACAGCTCCTGCCCTTCCTGGCCGCCCTGACGTCCCCGGCCCcgggaggggacagagcagaggaaacCCCACCCGGCCGGGTCCCGCTGCGGTGGCGGGGGGGAGAGCCGCAGGGGTGGCACCACAGAGCTGTGGGGGGTCCCgtggggtgctgtgggggtCCCGTGGGATGCTGCGGGGGTCCCGGGGGATGCTGTAGGGGTTCCATGGGGTGCTGCGGGGGTCctgtggggtgctgcaggggtccCGTGGGATGCTGCGGGGGTCCCGGGGGATGCTGTAGGGGTTCCATGGGGTGCTGCGGGGGTCctgtggggtgctgcaggggtccCGTGGGATGCTGTGGGGGTCCtgtggggtgctgtgggggtCCCGTGGGGTGCTGTAGGGGTCCTGTGGGGTGCTGCGGGGTCCCGGTGCGCCCCCCAGCCTCACGCCACCACCCCCGTTGTCCCCGCAGCCCGCGAGCAGCTCCGGCGGTCCCGCCACAGCCGCACCTTCCTGGTGGAGTCGGGCATCGGGGAGCTCTGGTCCGAGATGCAGGCAGGTAGgagcgggggcggcgggcgggcagggggggCCCCCAACCTAAATTGGGGTTCCTCGTTCCGGCCAAACGCTGCGACGTCCGTGTCCTTCCCCTTGGGGCCTCCAAaaccttttccagttttcaattgaaaaaaaaaaaaaaaaaaaccaccgcACATCGGGGTTCAAGTGGCCCGTGGCTGCAGCGTGGGGACCCCCCAGGCCACCGCGCCCCCCCCCacgccgccgctgcccccccgcAGGTGACCGGTACATCGTGGCGGACTGCGGCGGCGGCACGGTGGACCTGACCGTGCACCAGATCGAGAAGCCGCAGGGGACCCTGAAGGAGCTGTACAAAGCCTCAggtgggctgcagcccccgggccCCCGCCCTGGGAAGGGAcgtggggggcttgggggggccgtggggctggggggggttaGGGACTGGTgggacttgggggggggggtttgggggcggtggtgctgggggctgtggcACGGgggtgccctgctgcagccccgtcCCGTGCCCCCCCGGCTGGTAACGGCGgggcccccccgcgcccccagccccgcggcgccGTGCCCGGCCTGTCCTGCGGCGACACCTGGTggcagcggggagcggggacggcacggggggggggggggcccagaAAGGGGGGGGCCGGCTGGGGACCGcagggggggcaggggggcgtGGGGACGGAGGTGTGAGTGGGACGGGGGGGCGCAGTGGGTTGGGGGGGGCGAAGCAGATGAGGCTGAGGCCCAGGTCTGGGGACGAGCCCACCCCCCGCAGCAATGTCCCCCCGGGATGCGCCTTGTGTCTCCAGTGTCCCCGCTGATCTCCCAGTGTCCCCGCTCCAGCGCCTCCATTTCCTTCAACCCCTGGGAAAGCTGCGCATGGAGACAGGCACCaagccccccccctccccagcatgGCCTCAGGACCCCCGGCAGGGCCATGCCCCGGCCAAAGGCTTTGTCCAGAGGGCCGGTGTCCCACGGCCACACTCcttgctgggggggggacatTCCGTGTCCCCTGCCACTGCAGGACCCCTCCTtgccccagctcagccctgggcagggggcTCCCCTCCGCGTCCCcccaccccgctgcccccgcgCCGTGGCCGTGCGGTGCCGTGGGGCCATGGTCGCTGCCTGACCCATGGCCCCGCCACCCAGGGGGTCCCTACGGCGCCGTGGGGGTGGACCTGGCCTTCGAGCGGCTGCTGTGCCACATCTTCGGGGAGGATTTCATCGCCACCTTCAAGGCCAAGCGCCCGGCCGCCTGGGTGGACCTGACCATCGCCTTCGAGGCGCGCAAGCGAGCGGCGGCCCCGTCCCGCGCCAGCCCCCTCAACATCTCCCTGCCCTTCTCCTTCATCGACTTCTACCGCAAGCACCGGGGCCAGAACGTGGAGACGGCCCTCAAGAAGAGCAAGTGAGCGCCCGGCGAGGGCGGGGGGGCAGCCGGGCACCCCCAGGCCCTGGGAGCGCACGGCCCTGGAGGGTCCCCCATGGAGGCAcggaggggcagggagggagccgAGCACAACGCTCTGCTGGGGGGccgtgggctgggggggctcagggtgctggggggagctTTTGGTGAGGGTCAGCCCCAAGTgcccccctcctctcctccttccccagcgTGAACTTCGTCAAGTGGTCGTCCCAGGGGATGCTGCGCATGTCCCCAGAGGCCATGAGCGAGCTCTTCCAGCCCACCATCACCCAGATCATCAAGCACATCGGTAGGTGACAGCCTGCAATGGGGGGGcatgctccctgctccccccggcACCATGTGGAGCACCTTCTGCACCCATccgcccccagcaccccccaaaGACGGGGAGCCCCAAGCCCCCATGGGCAGCCCCTCGGTGGTTCCGTCAGCACCGAGCGCTGCCCGGAGCCAACCCTGCTCCCCCATTCACCGGCACTGGGGGGGCTCCCTCACCCCCCGCCCAGGCCCAAATCCCCTCTCTCCCCAACCAGACGCCCTCCTGAAGAAGCCCGAAGTGCAAGGCATCAAGTTCCTGTTCCTGGTGGGCGGCTTCGCGGAGTCGGCCATGCTGCAGCACGCCGTGCAGGCTGCCTTCGGCCCCGTGTGCCGCGTCATCATCCCCCAGGACGTGGGGCTGACCATCCTCAAGGGGGCCGTGCTCTTCGGCCTCGACCCCACCATCGTCCGCGTGCGGCGCTCCCCCCTGACCTACGGCGTGGGGGTGCTCAACAAGTTCGTGGAGGGGAAGCACCCGCGGGAGAAGCTGCTGGTGAAGGAGGGCAAGAACTGGTGCACGGACATCTTCGAGAAGTTCGTCTCCGTCGACCAGTCGGTGGCGCTGGGCGAGGTGGTGCAGCGCAGCTACTGCCCGGCCCGCGCCGGCCAGCGCAAGACCATCATCAACATCTACTGCAGCGCCACGGACGACGTGGTCTACATCACCGACCCCGGCGTGCGCAAGTGCGGCACCATCAGCCTGGAGCTGCCGGAGCTGGGCGATGCCGGCAGCCCCCCGCGCGCCCGCCGCGAGATCCGCGCCGCCATGCAGTTCGGGGACACGGAGATCAAGGTCACCGCCATGGACATCCGCACCTCCAAGACGGTCCGGGCCACCATCGACTTCCTCTCCAACTGAcgcgcccggcggggccgggaccgggccggggggggccccggcAGCTGCCTCCGTGCGgtgccagccccgggggcaCCCTGGGGCGCTGGGACCCAAGCGCTCACCCCTCACCATGCCACgaggctgctgccaccccacGTTTCACAGGGCGCCCTGAAGCTGTGCATCACTGCTGTGGGCAGCCAGCACCGCTCACAGAAAGGGCTCGGGGTCCAAATTCAGAAAGCATAAAACCAGCCCTGGTGGGGCCACGCGGGCAGCACTGCCCCCGGCACCCGGGGAGGGGTCtcaggctgccccccccccacggctGGAGCCCACAGAGAACACAAGCACGCATGCTTCCCATGCCCCCGAATTTCTGGGTTTCACATACTGCTCAGCACTGCGGGTGcgtgctgagccctggggacacAGAGCGTGCGGGAAGgagccctgcacccagcccGGGGCTGCCTGGAAATGcctgccccccccgccccgcaccaCCATCCCCTGGCTGCTCACACACCAACAAATACATCCTCACCCCCCCGGGGAGTCTgaaagctgcagggaagggccagggtgcccccccccctccgtgGGTTTTAATCGCATTTGGGAGAGAAAATTGCCTGtgagggggcagcggggggaagggagctgctggcagcagccagccccgaAGCCCTGGGGGGTTTAACACAGACAAGCTGAGCTCTGGCATGTTTTCAACTGACATTTATTATTTACCtctatagattattttttttgtacttaaaaacCCACACATACACAgtcatgtatatatatatatatctatatatttatatatataggCACATAAAGCCTCCTGTTGCTTTCAGAACTGAATCACTTCTCCCAGTCCTTGCACCACGGGccaacaaatgaaagaaaaaagcaaaacggGAGGAGATCGCGGGAGGGGATCAAGGCGGCGCTCGACATGACGACAGGGACAGGCAAAGGGGCACAGGCACCAGAGCCCTGGGGACCCAGCCTCCATCAtagggccagatcctgccccagcccccaggaGGCAAAATTTAACCCGGGGAGGGGCCCAGCTCGGGGTCTGCCACCCCAAGCCCCCAAATGTCCCCTCCTGGGGAGGATGGGGTGGGAGAAAAGCgagggggaaagcagcagcagcaggcgggCAGCAAGGGAGCCC from Cygnus olor isolate bCygOlo1 chromosome 4, bCygOlo1.pri.v2, whole genome shotgun sequence encodes:
- the HSPA12B gene encoding heat shock 70 kDa protein 12B, encoding MATLLEPGVRGLRVGANGEQCPTPSPPGSPGTHHDSCSIAPLTPSQSPRSEARSQQSPSFAVVVAIDFGTTSSGYAFSFCSDPEAIHMMRKWEGGDPGVANQKTPTSLLLTPEGSFHSFGYTARDYYHDLDPEEARDWLYFEKFKMKIHSTSDLTMKTELEAVNGKKMQALEVFAHALRFFKQHAVQELKDQCPSLPERDAIRWVITVPAIWKQPAKQFMREAAYKAGLVSPETPEQLLIALEPEAASIYCRKLRLHQLIELSCKPQPNGLAPDHAIDSSFRQAREQLRRSRHSRTFLVESGIGELWSEMQAGDRYIVADCGGGTVDLTVHQIEKPQGTLKELYKASGGPYGAVGVDLAFERLLCHIFGEDFIATFKAKRPAAWVDLTIAFEARKRAAAPSRASPLNISLPFSFIDFYRKHRGQNVETALKKSNVNFVKWSSQGMLRMSPEAMSELFQPTITQIIKHIDALLKKPEVQGIKFLFLVGGFAESAMLQHAVQAAFGPVCRVIIPQDVGLTILKGAVLFGLDPTIVRVRRSPLTYGVGVLNKFVEGKHPREKLLVKEGKNWCTDIFEKFVSVDQSVALGEVVQRSYCPARAGQRKTIINIYCSATDDVVYITDPGVRKCGTISLELPELGDAGSPPRARREIRAAMQFGDTEIKVTAMDIRTSKTVRATIDFLSN